Proteins found in one Bacteroidota bacterium genomic segment:
- a CDS encoding shikimate dehydrogenase has protein sequence MRKFGLIGFPLTHSFSPHYFAGKFEREGITDTSYQLFPLEHIAQLPQLLASEPALCGFNVTIPYKQSILPLLDSADEVAQAVGAVNTVLINRTQSGKHGAFALNGTNTDVYGFRQSLKPFLTSAHERALILGTGGAAAAVDYVLRQIGVETIFVSSSGKTRSDRTVLHTSEVNEYVLAACKLIVNTTPLGMHPNTEAAPALPYEKLTPAHLLYDLIYNPAETRFMQLGRQHGATAMNGLDMLKLQAEKAWEYWTT, from the coding sequence ATGCGCAAGTTCGGCCTTATCGGTTTCCCGCTCACCCATTCGTTTTCGCCGCACTATTTTGCCGGTAAATTTGAGCGTGAAGGCATAACGGATACTTCCTACCAGCTTTTCCCGCTCGAACACATTGCACAGTTGCCGCAGCTGCTTGCCAGCGAACCTGCGCTTTGTGGTTTCAATGTGACCATTCCATACAAGCAAAGCATCCTGCCACTGCTCGACAGTGCCGATGAAGTGGCGCAGGCGGTGGGCGCTGTAAACACCGTACTCATAAATCGTACACAAAGCGGGAAACACGGTGCATTTGCGCTGAACGGCACCAATACCGATGTGTATGGCTTCCGGCAATCGCTCAAACCCTTTCTCACATCGGCACACGAGCGGGCCCTGATACTTGGCACCGGCGGTGCGGCGGCGGCGGTTGACTATGTGCTCCGGCAAATCGGCGTAGAAACAATTTTCGTATCGTCAAGCGGCAAAACACGCAGTGACCGCACGGTACTGCACACCTCAGAAGTGAATGAGTACGTGCTGGCTGCCTGCAAACTCATTGTAAATACCACACCGCTGGGCATGCACCCCAACACCGAAGCCGCACCCGCCCTGCCCTACGAAAAACTCACTCCGGCGCATCTCCTCTACGACCTCATCTACAACCCCGCCGAAACCCGCTTCATGCAGCTCGGCCGCCAGCAC
- a CDS encoding VTT domain-containing protein, with protein sequence MKEFLDILLHINDHLNGWVNEYGTAIYAILFLIIFVETGLVIMPFLPGDSLLFAAGAICARTADDPNATMNIWVLILLLSVAAILGDNTNYAIGRFIGSRVTGLKLFGRNLVKQQYIDKTHEFFEKYGTKAIIMARFVPIVRTFTPFVAGVGKMDYKRKFLPFDIGGGILWISSMSLAGFFLGKNEWIQKHFEMVVIGIILISVLPMVYGYIRHRMNKSKAA encoded by the coding sequence ATGAAAGAGTTTCTCGATATTCTTCTCCACATAAACGATCACCTGAATGGCTGGGTGAATGAGTACGGTACAGCCATTTATGCCATTCTGTTTCTCATCATTTTTGTGGAAACCGGACTGGTGATAATGCCTTTTCTGCCGGGTGATTCGCTGCTTTTTGCGGCTGGCGCCATTTGTGCACGTACCGCCGATGATCCGAATGCGACAATGAATATATGGGTATTGATACTGCTGCTTTCTGTAGCTGCCATTTTAGGCGACAATACAAACTATGCTATAGGACGTTTCATCGGCAGCCGGGTAACCGGGCTGAAGCTTTTCGGCCGCAATCTGGTAAAGCAGCAATATATTGATAAAACGCACGAGTTTTTTGAAAAATATGGTACAAAGGCCATTATTATGGCGCGTTTTGTACCAATCGTGCGCACGTTTACGCCGTTTGTGGCGGGTGTGGGTAAGATGGATTACAAGCGTAAATTCCTGCCGTTTGATATTGGTGGCGGCATTTTATGGATCAGCTCGATGTCGCTGGCCGGTTTCTTCCTCGGCAAAAACGAGTGGATACAAAAGCATTTTGAGATGGTGGTAATTGGCATTATCCTGATCTCGGTGTTGCCGATGGTTTATGGCTATATCCGCCACCGCATGAATAAAAGTAAGGCGGCCTGA